One Halalkalicoccus sp. NIPERK01 DNA segment encodes these proteins:
- a CDS encoding ABC transporter permease: protein MSRTETSDFETLSETQLTRSERYRQLVDELVLAPARIVWHDWRARIAVVIISGFLFLGTVGVRLVEEPRTNQGGRLVGAFRTLEHPLGTTASGVDILSQITYATVPMLQMITAGAIFSVIMATVIGTTSGYKGGLVDSVLMTLTDVLLTIPGLPLVIVLAGVLPIAGNPYAIGVLLSINAWAGLARALRSQVLTLRDAEYVEASRIMGISTPKILSADIVPNLMPYITMNFVQQARAVIFGSVGLYFLGILPYNRTNWGVMMNDAVRQAGATSSATAFHWLLMPMLAVILLSMGLTLFAQSADRLFNPRVRARHAKTVGGDDTDEVSS from the coding sequence GTGAGTCGTACTGAGACCTCCGACTTCGAGACGCTCTCGGAGACGCAGCTCACGCGATCCGAGCGGTACCGCCAACTGGTCGACGAACTCGTGCTCGCACCGGCGCGGATCGTCTGGCACGACTGGCGGGCCCGCATCGCCGTCGTCATCATCTCGGGGTTCCTCTTTTTGGGCACCGTCGGCGTCCGCCTCGTCGAGGAACCCCGGACGAACCAGGGCGGTCGGCTCGTCGGTGCCTTCCGGACGCTCGAGCACCCGCTCGGGACCACCGCTTCCGGCGTCGACATCCTCTCGCAGATCACGTACGCCACGGTCCCGATGCTTCAGATGATCACCGCGGGGGCCATCTTTTCGGTGATCATGGCGACGGTCATCGGCACCACGTCCGGCTATAAGGGCGGGCTCGTCGACAGCGTCCTGATGACGCTGACCGACGTGTTGCTGACGATCCCCGGACTGCCGCTGGTGATCGTCCTCGCGGGCGTCCTCCCGATCGCGGGTAACCCGTACGCCATCGGCGTCCTGCTGTCGATCAACGCCTGGGCCGGGCTCGCCCGCGCGCTGCGCTCGCAGGTGTTGACGCTGCGCGACGCCGAGTACGTCGAGGCCTCGCGGATCATGGGGATCTCGACGCCAAAGATCCTCTCGGCGGACATCGTCCCCAACCTGATGCCCTACATCACGATGAACTTCGTCCAGCAGGCCCGGGCCGTCATCTTCGGCTCCGTCGGTCTGTACTTCCTGGGGATCCTGCCGTACAACCGCACAAACTGGGGGGTCATGATGAACGACGCCGTCAGACAGGCCGGCGCGACGTCGTCGGCCACGGCGTTTCACTGGCTGTTGATGCCGATGCTCGCCGTAATCCTCCTCTCGATGGGGCTAACGCTGTTCGCACAGTCGGCCGACCGGCTGTTCAATCCGCGGGTTCGCGCCCGCCACGCGAAGACGGTCGGCGGAGACGACACTGACGAGGTGAGTTCCTAA
- a CDS encoding ABC transporter permease, whose product MSYVLKRTAQAIFTVFATISLTFGLVRLLPGGPVDYLRAQMLQQGGDLTTEQINRQIEAQTNIAVDEPLYVQYVDYMASILTGDLGQSTWHGDPVVDILGGAIPWTIFIMSVSLFLAFVIGISLGSFMAYREGSRFDVSSTVVALLLNSTPSYVVGLLALTFLAYRGGLFPTGGHYASGLEPGLSPEFLLSAAHHGALPILSMTVVAFGGWALDMRGNSIRVLGADYLHVARLRGLSERRIALRYVARNAILPMYTGLMIAIGTMIGGAVIIEEIFSYPGVGYYLVSAIDQRDYPVMMGAFILITVAVVIGIYVADLTYGKLDPRAKRGESRESY is encoded by the coding sequence ATGAGTTACGTACTCAAACGGACCGCGCAGGCGATATTCACCGTCTTCGCGACGATTTCGCTGACGTTCGGCCTCGTCCGGCTGCTCCCGGGGGGACCGGTCGACTACCTCCGGGCGCAGATGCTTCAACAGGGCGGCGACCTCACCACCGAACAGATCAATCGGCAGATCGAGGCCCAGACGAACATCGCCGTCGACGAGCCGCTGTACGTCCAGTACGTCGACTACATGGCGAGCATTCTGACGGGCGACCTCGGGCAGTCGACCTGGCACGGCGATCCGGTGGTCGACATTCTCGGTGGCGCGATCCCGTGGACGATCTTCATCATGTCCGTCTCGCTGTTCCTCGCGTTCGTCATCGGGATCAGCCTGGGCTCGTTCATGGCCTACCGGGAGGGAAGTCGCTTCGATGTCTCCTCGACGGTCGTGGCGCTGCTGTTGAACTCGACGCCGAGCTACGTCGTCGGGCTCCTCGCGCTGACGTTTCTCGCCTACCGCGGCGGGCTGTTCCCGACGGGCGGGCACTACGCCTCCGGGCTCGAACCGGGGCTGAGCCCCGAGTTCCTGCTCAGCGCGGCCCACCACGGCGCCCTGCCGATCCTCTCGATGACGGTCGTCGCGTTCGGCGGCTGGGCTCTCGACATGCGGGGCAACAGCATCCGGGTGCTCGGCGCGGACTACCTGCACGTCGCCCGGCTCCGCGGGCTGTCCGAGCGGCGAATCGCGCTCCGGTACGTCGCCCGCAACGCCATCCTGCCGATGTACACCGGGCTCATGATCGCCATCGGGACGATGATCGGCGGCGCGGTCATCATCGAGGAGATCTTCTCGTACCCGGGCGTGGGCTACTACCTCGTCAGCGCGATCGACCAGCGGGACTACCCGGTGATGATGGGCGCGTTCATCCTGATCACCGTCGCCGTCGTCATCGGCATCTACGTCGCCGACCTGACCTACGGCAAACTCGACCCCCGCGCCAAACGAGGTGAGTCCCGTGAGTCGTACTGA
- a CDS encoding ABC transporter substrate-binding protein, with amino-acid sequence MRKEDIQEATNLGIARRRFIKGIGAAGGAAVLAGCGGQEAGDDDEEAGNGHEAGSGIETDEDELAQIQELAWITNQDLPVLPLMEKLAQSFQTTDNWEVPGSDSTDLMYYWPTEWLPRFGQWKATGDDDTLTLTQWAVPEDSQYNPWNGVEYAEPRRMLFDRFMAYNIVDAEYEGYAISDWEIDGESITLTVREGLTWHDGEDVVAQDVVNQLKLDMYSGGTLRDFVDDAASSVEAVDDRTVELTLSAPINSEIVLGLLQPTRLVAKDSEYGEYVERLDVADGDDDEVEIYGELTDWAVDEPIGCGPFQYEDADSQRTLLTKFEDHPDADNIDFERVENRHMPSNDARWSALQNDEIDGDATLFMPQNQVDQLPDHVQIAEIPRHWGMGLVFNHEDDHLGQREVRQAIAHVLQRDLIAQNSGAGTGSKLGVKYPSGLTGDFTNRVEEEWLDGVVDEFEPYDPDEGRAEELLGEAGYARENDTWVDGNGDPIEIPIKVPSGFSDWVSAVETVVDQLDQFGFESEMLTRDVGTYFGQDFPDGDFVAGVEGWANYDQAYPYYHFDHLYTGGEGSIQDAANFPDEFEVPPLHDEVRDGDAIDPTEIIDELARTGTDESDE; translated from the coding sequence ATGCGCAAGGAGGACATTCAGGAGGCAACGAATCTAGGGATCGCGCGTCGTCGGTTCATCAAGGGGATCGGCGCCGCGGGCGGCGCAGCGGTCCTAGCCGGCTGCGGCGGTCAGGAGGCCGGCGACGACGACGAGGAGGCCGGTAACGGACACGAGGCGGGATCGGGAATCGAAACCGACGAGGACGAACTCGCCCAGATCCAGGAACTGGCCTGGATTACCAATCAGGACCTCCCCGTGTTGCCGCTGATGGAGAAGCTGGCGCAGTCGTTCCAGACGACCGACAACTGGGAGGTTCCGGGGTCCGACAGCACCGACCTCATGTACTACTGGCCCACGGAGTGGCTCCCCCGGTTCGGCCAGTGGAAGGCCACCGGCGACGACGACACGCTGACGCTCACCCAGTGGGCGGTTCCCGAGGACTCCCAGTACAACCCGTGGAACGGCGTGGAGTACGCCGAACCCCGCCGGATGCTGTTCGACCGGTTCATGGCGTACAACATCGTCGACGCCGAGTACGAGGGGTACGCGATCTCGGACTGGGAGATCGACGGCGAGTCGATCACGCTGACGGTCAGGGAGGGGCTCACCTGGCACGACGGCGAGGACGTCGTCGCGCAGGACGTCGTCAACCAGCTGAAACTCGATATGTACAGCGGCGGAACGCTGCGGGACTTCGTCGACGATGCGGCGAGCAGCGTCGAAGCCGTCGACGATCGAACGGTCGAACTCACGCTCTCGGCGCCGATCAACAGCGAGATCGTCCTCGGCCTGCTCCAGCCGACTCGACTCGTCGCGAAGGACAGCGAGTACGGGGAGTACGTCGAGCGACTGGACGTCGCCGACGGCGACGACGACGAGGTCGAAATTTACGGCGAACTCACGGACTGGGCCGTCGACGAGCCGATCGGCTGCGGTCCGTTCCAGTACGAGGATGCCGACTCCCAGCGGACGCTGCTCACGAAGTTCGAGGACCATCCTGACGCGGACAACATCGACTTCGAACGGGTCGAGAACCGCCACATGCCGTCGAACGACGCGCGCTGGAGCGCGCTCCAGAACGACGAGATCGACGGCGACGCGACGCTGTTCATGCCCCAGAACCAGGTCGATCAGCTCCCCGACCACGTCCAGATCGCGGAGATTCCGCGCCACTGGGGGATGGGACTGGTCTTCAACCACGAGGACGATCACCTCGGCCAGCGCGAGGTGCGCCAGGCGATCGCCCACGTCCTCCAGCGCGACCTGATCGCCCAGAACTCCGGCGCCGGAACCGGGTCGAAACTCGGCGTGAAGTACCCCAGCGGGCTCACCGGTGACTTCACGAACCGCGTCGAAGAAGAGTGGCTCGACGGCGTCGTCGACGAGTTCGAACCGTACGATCCCGACGAGGGACGCGCCGAGGAGCTCCTGGGGGAAGCGGGCTACGCCCGGGAGAACGATACCTGGGTCGACGGGAACGGCGATCCGATCGAGATCCCGATCAAGGTCCCGAGCGGGTTCTCCGACTGGGTATCGGCGGTCGAGACCGTCGTCGACCAGCTCGACCAGTTCGGCTTCGAGTCGGAGATGCTCACCCGTGACGTCGGCACCTACTTCGGCCAGGACTTCCCTGACGGCGACTTCGTCGCCGGCGTCGAGGGCTGGGCGAACTACGACCAGGCCTACCCCTACTACCACTTCGATCACCTCTACACGGGCGGGGAGGGGAGCATCCAGGACGCCGCGAACTTCCCGGACGAGTTCGAGGTTCCGCCCCTCCACGACGAGGTGCGCGACGGCGACGCGATCGACCCGACCGAGATCATCGACGAACTCGCACGGACCGGCACCGACGAGTCGGACGAGTAA